The following are encoded in a window of Arthrobacter sp. OAP107 genomic DNA:
- a CDS encoding ABC transporter substrate-binding protein translates to MAKNQRALRSAIALAGVSAFALTACTGPSGGGGTSTGGAGGGTITYGTTDKVVTLDPAGSYDAGSFMVMNQIYPFLMNSKPGSADAVPDIAESASFTTPTEYTVKLKPGLKFANGHALTSSDVKFSIDRVVKIADPNGPAALLSNLKSVAAKDDSTVVFTLKAGNDQVFPGVLAANSGPIVDEEVFPADKVLSDDEIVKGKPFAGPYTIESYKKNELVSLKANPDYQGLLGKPANDGATIKYYADSNNLKLDVQQGNIDVAGRSLTATDAADLEKDSKVKVHKGPGGELRYIVFNFDTMPFGAKTADADAKKALAVRQAMADIVDREAIATQVYKGTYLPAYSVVPDGFNGAIQPLKEMYGDGNGKPSLDKAKKALADAGVTGTVNIKLQYNPDHYGKSSGDEYAMIKEQLEKSGLFKVDLQSTEWVTYSKARTADAYPVYQLGWFPDYSDADNYLTPFFVPGNFLKNHYENSAVTELVTKQLTTVDKAEREKVLGEAQTAVAKDLSTLPLLQGAQLMVAGADVKGVDQTLDASFKTRLGVISK, encoded by the coding sequence ATGGCAAAGAATCAGAGGGCCTTGCGGAGCGCTATCGCGCTGGCAGGCGTTTCCGCTTTCGCACTCACAGCCTGCACCGGACCGTCCGGAGGCGGCGGCACGTCCACCGGCGGCGCCGGCGGGGGCACCATCACCTACGGCACCACGGACAAAGTTGTCACCCTGGACCCGGCCGGATCCTACGACGCCGGCTCGTTCATGGTGATGAACCAGATCTATCCGTTCCTCATGAACTCCAAGCCGGGCAGCGCCGACGCTGTGCCGGACATCGCCGAATCGGCGTCGTTCACCACCCCCACTGAGTACACCGTCAAGCTCAAGCCCGGACTCAAGTTCGCCAACGGCCACGCGCTGACCTCCTCCGACGTGAAGTTCTCGATCGACCGCGTGGTTAAGATCGCCGACCCCAACGGCCCGGCCGCCCTGCTGTCGAACCTGAAGTCCGTGGCAGCCAAGGACGACTCAACCGTGGTCTTCACCCTCAAAGCCGGCAACGACCAGGTCTTCCCCGGCGTCCTGGCCGCCAACTCCGGACCGATCGTCGACGAGGAGGTCTTCCCGGCGGACAAGGTCCTCAGCGACGACGAAATCGTCAAGGGCAAGCCGTTTGCCGGGCCGTACACCATCGAGAGCTACAAGAAGAACGAGCTCGTCAGCCTCAAGGCAAACCCCGACTACCAGGGGCTCCTGGGCAAGCCCGCCAACGACGGCGCCACCATCAAGTACTACGCCGACTCCAACAACCTGAAGCTGGACGTCCAGCAGGGCAACATCGACGTCGCCGGCCGCAGCCTGACGGCCACCGACGCCGCTGACCTTGAAAAGGACTCGAAGGTCAAGGTGCACAAGGGCCCCGGCGGCGAACTTCGCTACATCGTCTTCAACTTTGACACCATGCCGTTCGGTGCCAAAACCGCCGACGCCGATGCCAAGAAGGCGCTCGCCGTACGCCAGGCGATGGCGGACATCGTGGACCGCGAGGCCATCGCCACGCAGGTCTACAAGGGCACCTACCTGCCCGCTTACTCCGTTGTTCCGGACGGTTTCAACGGAGCCATCCAGCCGCTCAAGGAAATGTACGGCGACGGCAACGGCAAGCCCAGCCTGGACAAGGCCAAGAAGGCCTTGGCTGACGCCGGCGTCACCGGCACCGTCAACATTAAGCTGCAGTACAACCCCGACCACTACGGCAAGTCCTCAGGCGACGAGTACGCCATGATCAAGGAACAGCTGGAAAAGTCGGGCCTGTTCAAGGTTGACCTCCAGTCCACCGAATGGGTCACCTATTCCAAGGCCCGGACGGCCGATGCCTACCCGGTCTACCAGCTCGGCTGGTTCCCGGACTATTCCGACGCCGACAACTACCTCACGCCGTTCTTCGTCCCCGGCAACTTCCTGAAGAACCACTACGAGAACTCCGCCGTCACCGAGCTGGTCACCAAGCAGCTCACCACTGTGGACAAGGCCGAACGCGAAAAGGTGCTGGGCGAGGCCCAGACAGCCGTCGCCAAGGACCTCTCCACGCTGCCGCTGCTGCAGGGCGCACAGCTCATGGTGGCGGGGGCAGACGTCAAGGGTGTGGACCAGACCCTGGACGCCTCATTCAAAACCCGCCTCGGAGTGATCTCGAAGTAG
- a CDS encoding ABC transporter permease — protein MTTLIEAPPSDADGLLPTKKKKSGGGLGQYLLIRFLLIFPTIFILVTMVFFLMRITGDPITAALGGRLPPDQLQERIHAAGYDRPLPVQYFEYLGQLVTGNFGTTLSDNRKVTEMLTTYGSATLELTINALIVALLVGIPFGMIAAHRRDHLPDAVLRVFAILCYATPVFFAGMLLKLTFAVWLGWLPVAGRAKTSSELALTGLQAPTGIYWLDALRSGNTAALGDVMAHAVLPALALGLLTAGIFLRLVRTNVIGTLGRDYIEAGRSRGVSEFRLVTKHAYKPALIPIITVMGLQIAVMLGGAVLTETTFEWKGLGFQLANYLTARDFVAVQGIVVLLAVIVAVTNFIVDIVAALIDPRVRY, from the coding sequence ATGACAACTCTCATTGAGGCGCCGCCAAGCGACGCCGACGGCCTTTTGCCGACAAAGAAAAAGAAGTCCGGCGGGGGACTGGGCCAATACCTCCTGATCAGGTTCCTCCTGATCTTTCCCACGATCTTCATCCTGGTCACCATGGTGTTCTTCCTCATGCGGATCACCGGCGATCCCATCACGGCCGCACTGGGCGGCCGGCTGCCCCCGGACCAGCTGCAGGAACGGATCCACGCGGCCGGCTATGACCGCCCGCTTCCCGTGCAGTACTTCGAATACCTGGGCCAGCTTGTCACGGGCAATTTCGGCACCACGCTCTCCGACAACCGCAAAGTCACGGAGATGCTGACCACATACGGCTCGGCCACGCTTGAACTGACCATCAATGCGCTGATCGTCGCGCTGCTGGTCGGCATTCCGTTCGGGATGATCGCCGCGCACCGCCGCGACCACCTGCCCGACGCCGTGCTGCGCGTCTTCGCCATCCTCTGCTACGCCACTCCCGTGTTTTTCGCCGGCATGCTGCTAAAGCTGACCTTCGCCGTGTGGCTCGGCTGGCTGCCCGTGGCGGGCCGGGCCAAGACCTCCAGCGAACTTGCCCTCACCGGGCTGCAGGCGCCAACAGGGATTTATTGGCTCGATGCGCTCAGAAGCGGCAACACGGCCGCATTAGGCGACGTGATGGCGCATGCTGTCCTGCCCGCCCTTGCCCTGGGCCTGCTGACGGCCGGCATCTTCCTGCGGCTGGTACGCACCAACGTCATCGGCACCCTGGGCCGGGACTACATCGAGGCCGGACGCTCACGGGGCGTCAGCGAATTCCGGCTGGTCACCAAACACGCCTACAAGCCGGCCCTGATCCCCATCATCACCGTGATGGGACTGCAGATCGCCGTGATGCTGGGCGGCGCCGTGCTCACCGAGACCACGTTCGAGTGGAAGGGGCTGGGATTCCAGCTGGCCAATTACCTGACCGCCCGCGACTTCGTGGCGGTCCAGGGCATCGTGGTGCTCCTCGCCGTCATAGTCGCCGTCACCAACTTCATCGTGGACATCGTGGCCGCGCTGATCGATCCCCGTGTGAGGTACTGA
- a CDS encoding ABC transporter permease — protein MSTATPVEATVDRRAPLFKRLPVISHFNKSVGLQRGMLVAGLGLTGVFLLTAIFAPLLAPYGFAQLSDADGSFPTQQPPGGKHLLGTTVGGYDVLSRVIWGSQTAILVIVVAVVLSIFAGVILGLVSGYLGGWLDRILVVVADAIYAFPSLLVAIVMAIVISGGESSLFGGVLAAAISITVVFIPQYFRVIRAETIRLKAEPFVESAKVVGASSIRIMGRHIYRNATRTLPLIFTLNASEAILTLAGLGFLGFGIEPSSAAEWGFDLNKALADTTSGIWWTGVFPGLAIVWTVLGLTLVGESINDLNDPRLRGRKRAGTKGGPDSTLAAQAAISADVRSS, from the coding sequence ATGAGCACTGCAACTCCGGTCGAAGCCACCGTGGACCGCAGGGCCCCGCTGTTCAAGCGGCTGCCCGTCATCTCCCACTTCAACAAGAGCGTCGGACTCCAGCGGGGGATGCTCGTCGCGGGCCTCGGCCTGACCGGCGTCTTCCTCCTGACCGCCATCTTCGCTCCGCTCCTCGCCCCGTACGGATTCGCGCAGCTCTCCGACGCCGACGGCAGCTTTCCCACGCAGCAGCCTCCCGGCGGAAAGCATCTGCTGGGTACCACCGTTGGAGGCTACGATGTCCTGTCCCGGGTCATCTGGGGCTCCCAGACCGCCATCCTCGTGATCGTGGTGGCGGTCGTCCTGTCCATCTTCGCCGGCGTCATCCTCGGCCTGGTGAGCGGATACCTCGGCGGCTGGCTCGACCGCATCCTCGTGGTGGTGGCGGACGCCATCTACGCGTTCCCGTCCCTGCTGGTGGCCATCGTCATGGCCATCGTCATCAGCGGCGGCGAGTCCAGCCTCTTCGGCGGCGTGCTCGCCGCGGCGATCTCCATCACCGTGGTGTTCATTCCGCAGTACTTCCGGGTCATCAGGGCGGAGACCATCAGGCTCAAGGCGGAACCCTTCGTCGAATCGGCGAAGGTTGTGGGCGCGTCCAGCATCCGCATCATGGGCAGGCATATCTACCGGAACGCCACCCGCACGCTGCCGCTGATCTTCACCCTGAATGCCTCCGAAGCGATCCTGACCCTCGCGGGCCTGGGCTTCCTGGGCTTCGGCATCGAGCCGTCATCCGCCGCCGAATGGGGTTTCGACCTGAACAAGGCCCTGGCGGACACCACGTCCGGCATCTGGTGGACCGGCGTGTTCCCGGGTCTGGCCATTGTCTGGACGGTGCTTGGCCTCACCCTGGTGGGCGAGAGCATCAATGACCTCAACGATCCACGCCTCCGCGGCCGCAAGCGCGCCGGTACGAAGGGCGGACCGGACTCGACCCTCGCGGCCCAGGCAGCCATTTCAGCAGATGTGAGAAGCTCATGA